Proteins encoded in a region of the Pseudomonas syringae KCTC 12500 genome:
- a CDS encoding RraA family protein encodes MTIGFRVLEAARKVSAEWVSRYRDVPVANVSDSMNRMTAGGARLRPMHREGVLAGPALTVKARPGDNLMLHYAIDIAEPGDVIVVDAGGDLSNALIGEMMVAYAVKRGVAGIVINGAIRDAGSIAAGTFPMFAAGISHRGPYKDGPGEINVAIAIDGMVIEPGDLVIGDEDGLLCVPYDQVADVYDRASAKHHAEQKQLEQIASGENDRSWVLESLKKKGCQLPQ; translated from the coding sequence ATGACGATAGGATTCCGAGTCCTCGAAGCAGCCCGCAAAGTCAGCGCCGAGTGGGTGTCACGTTATCGCGACGTACCCGTCGCGAATGTCAGCGATTCGATGAATCGAATGACCGCAGGCGGCGCTCGCCTGCGTCCGATGCACCGTGAAGGTGTGCTGGCGGGGCCGGCATTGACTGTGAAAGCGCGGCCCGGTGACAACCTCATGCTCCATTACGCCATTGATATCGCCGAGCCTGGCGATGTGATCGTGGTGGATGCGGGGGGAGATCTGAGCAACGCGCTCATCGGCGAGATGATGGTGGCTTATGCGGTGAAGCGTGGCGTGGCAGGCATCGTCATCAACGGCGCGATTCGGGACGCAGGGAGCATTGCTGCCGGGACATTCCCGATGTTCGCGGCGGGCATTTCCCACCGTGGCCCCTACAAGGACGGACCGGGTGAGATCAACGTGGCCATTGCAATCGACGGGATGGTGATCGAACCGGGTGATCTGGTCATAGGCGATGAGGATGGCTTGCTGTGCGTACCCTACGACCAAGTCGCCGACGTCTATGATCGCGCCTCAGCCAAACACCATGCCGAACAAAAGCAACTGGAACAGATCGCCAGCGGAGAAAACGATCGCTCCTGGGTCCTGGAGTCTTTGAAGAAAAAGGGCTGCCAGCTACCGCAGTAA
- a CDS encoding zinc-dependent alcohol dehydrogenase family protein, with product MKAFQIGSQQGLDALTATTRPEPIAGPGQAIVAPRLVSLISRDVQILRGTYGPRQLPERIPMSEGVGEVIAVGEGVSQVKPGDRVICGHFPSWLQGEFRSSVFAHDVGVTHDGWLAEKVVLPAAALIHVPDALADKDVAALASAGLTAWNALMEVCKVKPGELVLCLGTGGVALAALKLARLHGARVAITSSSDEKLEIARQLGADITINYRTHPDWAAQVMALSDNAGADIIIETGGQDTLGQSIAAAAVNGRIAVIGVTPGQHSPIPDYLSLILKNVTIRGIANGSREMFVDLIRAIEANGIETVVARTFKFAEAPEAYAYFAAAQHIGKVLIEFEQG from the coding sequence ATGAAAGCTTTTCAGATCGGATCTCAACAAGGCCTGGACGCTTTGACCGCGACCACTCGGCCCGAGCCGATCGCCGGGCCGGGGCAGGCCATAGTGGCGCCGCGCCTGGTGAGCCTCATCAGCCGGGATGTGCAAATCCTGCGTGGCACGTACGGTCCCAGACAATTACCAGAGCGCATTCCCATGTCCGAAGGCGTGGGTGAAGTCATCGCGGTAGGCGAGGGCGTCAGCCAGGTCAAACCGGGCGACCGGGTCATCTGCGGTCACTTTCCCAGCTGGCTGCAAGGCGAATTTCGCAGCAGTGTGTTCGCCCACGATGTCGGTGTCACCCATGACGGCTGGCTGGCTGAAAAAGTCGTATTGCCCGCCGCTGCATTGATTCACGTACCGGACGCGTTGGCTGACAAGGACGTTGCCGCACTGGCATCTGCAGGCCTGACCGCCTGGAACGCGCTGATGGAGGTGTGCAAGGTCAAACCGGGTGAACTCGTTCTGTGCCTGGGGACCGGCGGAGTGGCGCTGGCCGCGTTGAAACTGGCCAGGCTTCACGGCGCACGCGTGGCGATCACCTCATCGAGTGACGAGAAGCTTGAAATCGCGCGTCAGCTTGGCGCCGACATCACGATCAATTACCGCACGCACCCGGACTGGGCAGCGCAAGTCATGGCGCTCAGTGATAACGCAGGTGCCGACATTATTATCGAGACAGGAGGCCAGGACACCCTGGGGCAATCGATCGCGGCGGCTGCCGTCAACGGACGTATTGCAGTAATAGGCGTGACGCCAGGTCAGCACTCGCCGATTCCCGACTACCTGTCGCTGATCCTCAAAAACGTCACAATCAGAGGCATTGCCAACGGCAGCCGCGAGATGTTTGTCGACCTTATACGAGCCATCGAAGCGAATGGAATTGAAACGGTAGTCGCCAGGACATTCAAATTCGCCGAGGCCCCCGAAGCCTACGCGTATTTCGCCGCAGCACAGCACATCGGCAAGGTGTTGATCGAGTTTGAACAGGGGTGA
- a CDS encoding hydroxyacid dehydrogenase has protein sequence MTRKILLTGPALAHDAMSYANDLGIQIFPSTPYLPAEELTSLIRDVQPDAIIVRQGKLTREMIEASPRLKAVAKHGVGYDTIDIQAAAEKGVPVMIALGANAQSVAEHAFALMFSVARQIAWLDARTRQGHWDKATANGIELFGKTLGLVGLGAIGSVLMDLVAPLQMKVKVFDPYLKTLPERSHVERETDFDRLIESSDIISLHCPLTDENRNLISTAQLNRMRSNCILINTARGELVDTQALIQALQTNRIAGAGLDTFNPEPPAADSPLWQLPNLVATPHTGANTTESRDRVGLLAVQQIVKVWDGDALDPRCIVNRQLLDS, from the coding sequence ATGACCCGCAAGATTCTGCTGACAGGCCCCGCCCTGGCACACGACGCGATGAGCTATGCGAATGATCTGGGCATTCAGATTTTCCCCTCCACCCCCTACCTGCCGGCTGAAGAGCTCACCTCGCTCATTCGCGACGTACAGCCCGACGCGATCATCGTCAGGCAAGGCAAGCTCACGCGAGAAATGATCGAAGCATCCCCCAGGCTCAAGGCGGTCGCCAAGCATGGGGTCGGCTACGACACCATCGATATTCAGGCGGCGGCAGAGAAAGGAGTCCCTGTCATGATCGCTCTCGGGGCGAATGCGCAATCCGTGGCCGAACATGCCTTTGCACTCATGTTCAGCGTGGCTCGACAAATTGCCTGGCTGGATGCCCGTACACGTCAGGGGCATTGGGACAAGGCCACCGCCAACGGCATCGAGCTGTTCGGCAAGACATTGGGGCTGGTTGGCTTGGGGGCGATCGGCAGCGTCCTGATGGATCTGGTTGCGCCTTTGCAGATGAAGGTCAAGGTCTTCGACCCTTACCTCAAAACGCTACCCGAACGTTCACACGTCGAGCGCGAAACCGACTTTGACCGCCTGATCGAATCCAGCGATATCATCAGCCTGCATTGCCCGCTGACCGACGAAAATCGCAACTTGATCAGTACCGCGCAACTGAACCGCATGCGCTCCAATTGCATCTTGATCAATACTGCTCGCGGCGAACTGGTCGATACTCAGGCGCTTATCCAGGCGCTGCAAACCAACAGGATCGCAGGCGCGGGGCTGGACACGTTCAATCCGGAGCCGCCTGCTGCCGACAGTCCGCTGTGGCAACTGCCGAATCTTGTTGCCACCCCGCATACGGGTGCCAATACCACCGAATCCCGTGATCGCGTGGGGCTGCTGGCTGTTCAACAGATCGTCAAAGTATGGGACGGCGACGCGCTTGATCCTCGCTGTATCGTGAATCGCCAATTGCTCGATAGCTGA
- a CDS encoding helix-turn-helix transcriptional regulator: protein MNMQQLFPHLGKVISGIGSRQFARLLHEMITASLPVDATHVIQGLSRSTNEVTGAHGIGAFGGNLRQVLTPGVDSRRLEPVLLSPTELADTRIDRSIRFESPTYSAQEKPGHVPPYASLPQVHLAYPGKGEYVLSVYRSPSAKAFTSQERARLKDLSWVVLPIVKQHIATVTPTLVSTNLLPVTKSLKNKDAMEGLRQRFLGRLEASALSLSSRETEVCVGLLAGLTVPQLAERLDLKVSTVESYFKRAAVKMGIAGRSALLRWLHAEQRMQHPIPVEMFQAAV from the coding sequence ATGAACATGCAACAGCTTTTCCCGCATCTCGGCAAAGTGATCTCCGGTATTGGAAGCCGTCAGTTCGCTCGCTTGCTCCACGAGATGATTACCGCTTCATTGCCCGTGGATGCGACCCATGTCATTCAGGGACTCAGTCGATCTACGAATGAAGTCACCGGCGCTCACGGCATAGGTGCATTTGGCGGAAACCTACGCCAGGTGCTCACTCCCGGGGTCGATAGCAGACGTCTGGAGCCTGTTCTGTTGAGCCCGACAGAGCTGGCAGATACGCGCATCGACAGATCCATCAGGTTCGAGTCGCCCACCTACAGCGCGCAAGAGAAGCCAGGTCATGTGCCCCCCTACGCTTCTCTCCCCCAAGTACACCTCGCTTACCCGGGAAAGGGGGAATATGTGCTGTCGGTTTATCGATCACCCTCTGCCAAGGCATTCACCAGTCAAGAGCGCGCCCGACTCAAAGACCTGTCCTGGGTCGTATTGCCCATCGTGAAGCAACACATTGCGACCGTGACACCTACCCTCGTTTCGACAAACCTCTTGCCTGTCACAAAAAGCCTGAAAAACAAAGATGCCATGGAAGGTCTGCGCCAGCGTTTCCTGGGCCGCCTCGAGGCATCGGCGCTAAGCCTGTCTTCGCGCGAAACCGAAGTGTGCGTCGGCCTGCTGGCTGGTCTCACGGTGCCTCAACTGGCAGAAAGGCTTGATCTGAAAGTCAGCACAGTGGAGAGCTACTTCAAGCGCGCGGCGGTAAAAATGGGCATCGCGGGTCGCAGTGCGCTACTTCGCTGGTTGCATGCAGAGCAGCGCATGCAGCATCCAATCCCAGTAGAGATGTTTCAGGCGGCTGTCTGA